A single genomic interval of Oceanithermus profundus DSM 14977 harbors:
- a CDS encoding stage V sporulation protein S, producing the protein METLRVSGKSRPNSVAGAIAALLRSQGEVEVQAIGPAAVNQAVKAIAIARGYITPDNLDLFVKPAFVKLELENEERTALRFTVKSQPLSS; encoded by the coding sequence GTGGAAACGTTGCGCGTGTCTGGTAAATCTCGTCCTAACTCCGTAGCTGGGGCCATTGCTGCACTCTTGCGGTCGCAAGGGGAGGTGGAAGTGCAGGCCATCGGGCCCGCCGCCGTCAACCAGGCGGTGAAGGCCATCGCCATTGCGCGGGGCTACATCACGCCCGACAACCTCGATTTGTTCGTCAAACCCGCCTTCGTCAAACTGGAGCTGGAAAACGAGGAGCGCACGGCCTTGCGCTTTACGGTGAAGTCGCAGCCGCTGAGCTCCTAA
- a CDS encoding zinc metallopeptidase has product MMLFGPFTWLILLVLLATFIIQGWLQRTYARFSRVPNAKGLTGAETARLILDRYGLTQVRVEPVRGQLTDHYDPRTKTVRLSEGNYASPSLAALAVAAHEVGHALQDADDYVPMRVRAQLVPAAQIGSNLGPWLFIIGLMLQMTALATLGLYLFAAAAIFQLVTLPVEFNASSRALANLRKFELLAPNELPAARKVLTAAAMTYVAALAMSVAYLIQYAAILGVGRDD; this is encoded by the coding sequence ATGATGTTGTTTGGACCTTTTACCTGGTTGATCCTTCTGGTGCTGCTCGCCACCTTCATCATCCAGGGGTGGTTGCAGCGCACCTACGCGCGGTTCAGCCGCGTTCCCAACGCCAAGGGCCTGACCGGCGCGGAGACCGCACGCCTCATCCTCGACCGCTACGGCTTGACGCAGGTTCGCGTCGAACCCGTCCGCGGCCAGCTTACCGACCACTACGACCCCCGCACCAAGACGGTGCGCCTCTCCGAGGGCAACTACGCCTCGCCCTCGCTCGCGGCGCTGGCCGTAGCGGCGCACGAGGTCGGCCACGCGCTCCAGGACGCCGACGACTACGTGCCCATGCGGGTACGTGCGCAGCTGGTGCCGGCCGCGCAAATCGGCAGCAACCTGGGGCCCTGGCTCTTCATCATCGGGCTGATGCTGCAGATGACGGCGCTGGCCACGCTCGGCCTCTACCTCTTCGCCGCGGCGGCGATCTTCCAGCTGGTCACGCTGCCGGTGGAGTTCAACGCCAGCAGCCGCGCCCTCGCCAACCTGCGCAAGTTCGAGCTGCTCGCGCCAAACGAGCTGCCGGCGGCGCGCAAGGTGCTGACCGCTGCGGCCATGACCTACGTGGCGGCGCTGGCCATGAGCGTGGCCTACCTGATCCAGTACGCGGCCATCCTGGGCGTGGGCCGCGACGACTGA